In Actinomycetota bacterium, the DNA window GGCTCGTCGTATGCACTCCTGTCGATAGATGAACCCGTTGCAGTCAAGATGGGGGATCGATTCATCATCCGAGAGGTCGGACGCAGACAGGTCGTCGCCGGTGGGCGGGTCCTCGATCCAGAACCCGCCGGCCGAGGCCGAGGCGCGTCAGTGGCCGGGCCCGCTTTGTCCACCGTCCTCGATCGTTCCCCGGCAGAGATGGCCACCGCCCTGTTGCAGGTGCGGGGCTCCGACGAGATCGAGCAAATCGCACGCCACACCGGAGGCGGCACACCCACCGGCCTGCTGGCCGGCGGACTGGCGATCTCCAACGACACCGCACGCGACCTGATCGGCCGAATCTCACACGAGGTACAGACCTTTCATGATGAGAACCCGCTCCGGCCCGGGTTGCCCAAAGCCGACCTTGCCGGCCGTATCGGGGTCTCGGTATCGATCCTCGACGCGCTCATCACTCGTTCCCCCGACGTGCGAGATGAAGGCCCGGTCGTCGCTGCAACCACATTCTCACCTGCCTTGGGACCCGCGGAGAACGCCGCTCGCACAGCGGTGATCGCCACTCTGGAAAGAGCCGGCCTGACCGTGCCACGAGTTCAAGACCTCGGGATCGATCAGGAACTGCTTCATGCGCTCCTACGAAGAGGAGACCTCATCCAGGTATCCGAAGATCTCGTTTTCCTGCCGGCACACATCGAGACGATCAGATCGAGCTTGAGCGATCTTCCCAATCCTTTCACCGTCGCCGACTTCAGAGACCATCTCGGGATTTCACGCAAATACGCGGTGCCCCTCCTCGAATGGCTCGATGCCGCCGCGACGACCAGGCGCAGCGGGAACCTTCGCAGCTATTGAGATTCGGCGGTCGGACCTGTCAGACCGAACGGAGCACGAACTCGCGGCGCTCACCCTCGGTGAGGCCTCCCCATATCCCGTACGGCTCCTTGATGTCCAATGCCGCACGCAGACACTCTTCTCTCACGGGACAGACCTTGCAGATCGCTCTCGCTCGTGCTTCTCGACGTTCTCGTTCATCCTTGCGTTCGAAGGCACTCGGCGGAAAGAACAAATGCGAATGGTTGCCACAGCACAGCGCGCGGGGCTGCCAAACATCACGAGAAGGTGCGAGCACGAAATCCCTCCATGGTCGTTGAGCGTACTGAACCTAGTACCTCGGCAAGGGTGCGGCCAGGAAGCATCTGCCAAATCAAGGAGGTTTTTCGCGCTCTTGATTCGGGACCAGGACCGCTTCTACGGACGGTGGCCTTGCGACAACCGACTAAGGTTCTGACGATGAAAGTGCTGGCCATCGCCGACGCTCCATGGGTTCGAAATGAGATTGCTGCAGCGGTAAGCAGTTCCGATCTCGAACTGATCGAGGAATCCGATCCTCGGTCGGCGGTCGCCGCCTGCGCGAGATCCGCTCCCGACATCGTCATCGTTGACCTTCAAGTGGGCAGCATGGGCGGCATGGCAATAACGAGGTCACTGCGAAGTGCCATCCTCTCCGGAGAAATCGAAGACACGACCATAGTGCTGCTGCTGGACAGAGAGGCCGACACGTTCCTGGCCGGCCGGTCGGGCGCGGACGCCTGGCTGGTCAAACCGTTCACCACCCAACACCTGAGGGCACTCCTCGCCCCGGTTGCGGCAGGGGAGTGATCTCCCCGAATACCGGTGCATGATGACCCCCCTCCAGGTAGTCCTCCTCGTGGTTCTCGGTCTCTGCATCGCTTCCTCCGGCTTCTTGTCAGGCTCCGAAACGGCGATCGTGCGCGTTCCGCGAGAACGTGCCCATCAGTTCGCGGAGCAAGGAAGAAAGGGCAGACACCTCGAGGAACTCCTTGCCGACCTGGAAGGCACGATCGGCACGCTGCTCGTCGCCAACAACTTTGTGAACATCCTCGCTGCGTCGGTGGCAACGGCACTCGCCATCGCCCTCGTGGGAGCGACATGGGGGCCATGGCTGGCCACGGTCGTCGTCACAGCGATCATCCTCATCGTTGGTGAAATCACGCCCAAAACCCTCGCCACCCGCCGACCCGACCAATACGCGCTCGCCGTTGCCGGAGTTCTCTTTCGCCTCACCCGAATCCTCGATCCGATCACCGCCGTGTTCGTTGCGATCAGCAGGGGGATCCTTCGTGTCTTCAAGGTCACCCAGGACAATCGTGCGGCGATGGTCACCGAAGAAGACATTCGGGCGCTCGCCGTGCTCGGAGAACGCTCCGGCGAGATCGAACCCGCAGAACGAGAGATCATCGATTCACTCTTTGAAGTAACCGACCGGCCCGTGCGAGAGGTGATGACCCCGCGAGTCGACATCGTCACACTCGGAGCTTCACTCACGGCCGAGACCATTCGTCAGGCCGTCATCGAGACCGGCCACTCCCGCTACCCGGTCGTCGAGCGCGAGGGAGATCTCGATCACATGCTGGGAGTCCTCAACGTCAAGGATCTCTTGCGGGCGCCGGGAGATCCCACACCGGAACAGCTCATCGAACTCCTGCGCGAACCCCTCTACATACCGGAGAGCGCGTCGGTCCTCGAAGCACTTCAACTCTTGCGCCACAAACGGTCCGGATTTGCAGCGGTCCTCGACGAACACGGCAGCGTCGAAGGGATCCTGACGATCAAGGACCTCGTCTCAGAGCTCGTGGGTGAGCTCCAAGACGAGTTCGACCCTGGAGTGCCCGTCACCGTGAGCCTTGGCGACAACGGCTGGATTACCGACGGGCGCGTCA includes these proteins:
- a CDS encoding WhiB family transcriptional regulator, which gives rise to MLAPSRDVWQPRALCCGNHSHLFFPPSAFERKDERERREARARAICKVCPVREECLRAALDIKEPYGIWGGLTEGERREFVLRSV
- a CDS encoding response regulator, whose amino-acid sequence is MKVLAIADAPWVRNEIAAAVSSSDLELIEESDPRSAVAACARSAPDIVIVDLQVGSMGGMAITRSLRSAILSGEIEDTTIVLLLDREADTFLAGRSGADAWLVKPFTTQHLRALLAPVAAGE
- a CDS encoding HlyC/CorC family transporter, whose translation is MMTPLQVVLLVVLGLCIASSGFLSGSETAIVRVPRERAHQFAEQGRKGRHLEELLADLEGTIGTLLVANNFVNILAASVATALAIALVGATWGPWLATVVVTAIILIVGEITPKTLATRRPDQYALAVAGVLFRLTRILDPITAVFVAISRGILRVFKVTQDNRAAMVTEEDIRALAVLGERSGEIEPAEREIIDSLFEVTDRPVREVMTPRVDIVTLGASLTAETIRQAVIETGHSRYPVVEREGDLDHMLGVLNVKDLLRAPGDPTPEQLIELLREPLYIPESASVLEALQLLRHKRSGFAAVLDEHGSVEGILTIKDLVSELVGELQDEFDPGVPVTVSLGDNGWITDGRVTVEDLAEQTGADLPEGPYGTVGGLYLFVSGDIPREGDSIVIAGLRFTVLHMEGRRIDRLRVQRV